In Bdellovibrionales bacterium, the following proteins share a genomic window:
- a CDS encoding histidine--tRNA ligase gives MMSLQSVRGTHDLLFEDFKTQALIIEKAQAVCECYGYEGISTPVFEFTDVFKRTLGETSDIVHKQMYTFPDNNGDLLTLRPEGTAGIARAFISNDLSRQLPLKLYYQGPMFRYERPQKGRQRQFHQFGVELLGISDPKGDVEIISMGYAFLKNLEILSSISLDINTIGDQASRQAYKEKLLQYLEKFEKDLSEDSQRRLRLNPLRILDSKDEGDKKIVSTAPEFKNSLNSESLDFFDKIQNGLTHLGISFEINPRLVRGLDYYSHCVFEFKSKALGTQDAVLAGGRYDGLVELMGGPSTPGVGWAAGLERLALLVTPQKKSQRPVTMIPLGEAADRHLQKLAFELRLKGLAVELDFSGNIKKRLTRASKANARWALILGDEELKKGVIILKNLDLQTQTEISIEQEAVLNSLNLR, from the coding sequence ATTATGTCTTTGCAGTCCGTTCGAGGAACCCATGATCTCCTTTTCGAAGATTTTAAAACCCAGGCCTTGATTATTGAAAAGGCGCAAGCCGTCTGTGAATGCTATGGCTACGAGGGAATTTCCACCCCTGTATTTGAATTCACAGATGTCTTTAAGCGCACATTGGGAGAAACATCCGATATTGTTCATAAGCAGATGTACACATTTCCCGACAACAATGGCGATCTTCTCACGCTCCGACCGGAGGGCACGGCGGGAATTGCTCGCGCCTTTATTTCCAATGACTTGAGTCGACAACTTCCACTAAAACTTTACTATCAAGGTCCTATGTTTCGATACGAGCGTCCACAAAAAGGACGACAGAGACAGTTCCACCAATTCGGGGTGGAACTTTTGGGGATCTCAGATCCAAAGGGTGACGTCGAGATTATTTCTATGGGGTACGCATTCCTCAAGAATCTCGAGATTCTCTCATCGATTTCTTTGGACATTAATACAATTGGTGATCAAGCTAGCCGTCAGGCCTATAAAGAAAAACTCCTCCAATATTTAGAAAAATTCGAGAAGGATTTAAGCGAGGACAGCCAAAGACGTTTGCGTCTAAATCCTTTGAGAATTCTTGATTCGAAGGACGAGGGCGACAAGAAAATTGTCTCCACTGCCCCCGAGTTCAAGAATAGTCTGAACAGTGAATCGCTTGATTTTTTTGATAAAATTCAGAATGGGCTGACTCATTTGGGTATTTCATTTGAAATCAATCCTCGCCTGGTTCGAGGACTGGACTACTACTCTCATTGTGTCTTTGAGTTCAAAAGCAAGGCCCTGGGCACTCAAGATGCCGTTTTGGCTGGCGGTCGCTATGATGGGCTTGTTGAGCTAATGGGTGGCCCATCTACTCCGGGTGTCGGTTGGGCTGCAGGTCTTGAAAGATTGGCATTACTTGTGACCCCTCAGAAGAAATCCCAGAGACCGGTGACAATGATCCCACTCGGAGAGGCCGCTGACCGACATCTTCAGAAACTTGCATTTGAACTCAGATTAAAAGGACTTGCCGTAGAACTCGATTTTTCTGGGAACATTAAGAAACGTCTGACCCGCGCCAGCAAAGCCAACGCGCGCTGGGCTCTTATTCTCGGCGACGAAGAGCTTAAGAAGGGAGTTATTATCTTAAAAAATCTGGATCTTCAAACACAGACAGAAATCTCAATCGAACAAGAGGCCGTTTTGAACAGCCTCAATTTGCGATGA
- a CDS encoding enoyl-CoA hydratase/isomerase family protein — translation MERLKLGFGDLEMNIKTEEVSFGSNSIARLTLERPQALNALTTEMLSEMREVLESWESDPQISLVWIESSLDRAFCAGGDVKSIVMESRNGSLDFGKKFFTTEYGLDYYLHCYSKPVVCWASGITMGGGIGVASGCSHRLTTSVSTWAMPEVGIGFFPDVGAGYFLNQLEPGVGLFLGLTGTRINGELAVALGLANGLVKAEDKSSVFDILGAISSDAKNPKGQKSGEDFFQVVSASLNSVSSNSASMNHIQMNHIQTESQAQILELRKVGCLLDQIEEYDQGFEFLSAYQFENSQNQKGRDQLLNASGLVARIIWSHLKRCRNLSLSEVFDLEWSLAIRLSLEPDFREGVRSVLIDKDQSPKWRFSQKESVPIEELTRLLAPFSPHDLRARLGRRCRPRS, via the coding sequence ATGGAACGTTTAAAATTGGGATTTGGAGACTTAGAAATGAACATCAAAACAGAAGAAGTGTCATTTGGGAGCAACTCGATTGCTCGTCTCACTTTAGAGCGTCCCCAAGCGCTTAACGCACTGACGACTGAGATGCTATCGGAAATGAGGGAGGTGCTTGAAAGTTGGGAGAGTGACCCTCAGATATCGCTGGTGTGGATAGAATCAAGTTTAGATCGAGCTTTTTGCGCGGGAGGAGACGTAAAATCGATCGTGATGGAATCTCGAAATGGATCTCTTGATTTCGGAAAAAAATTTTTCACGACTGAGTATGGTTTGGATTATTATCTTCACTGTTATTCGAAGCCCGTGGTGTGTTGGGCTTCAGGAATCACGATGGGAGGTGGTATCGGGGTGGCAAGTGGCTGCAGCCACCGGTTAACAACTTCGGTTAGCACATGGGCCATGCCTGAAGTCGGCATTGGATTTTTTCCTGATGTCGGCGCGGGGTATTTTTTAAATCAACTGGAGCCAGGCGTGGGGCTTTTCTTGGGCCTTACAGGCACGCGTATCAATGGAGAGCTTGCTGTGGCACTCGGCCTGGCAAATGGTCTTGTGAAGGCCGAAGATAAATCTTCAGTGTTCGATATTTTGGGAGCCATTTCGAGTGATGCCAAAAATCCTAAAGGGCAAAAATCTGGGGAAGATTTTTTTCAAGTTGTATCAGCCTCTCTGAACTCTGTTTCTTCAAACTCGGCTTCTATGAACCACATTCAGATGAACCACATTCAGACAGAGAGCCAGGCCCAGATTTTGGAATTGCGGAAAGTGGGGTGCCTGCTGGATCAAATTGAGGAATATGATCAGGGTTTTGAGTTTCTATCTGCCTATCAATTCGAGAACAGTCAGAATCAAAAAGGAAGAGACCAATTATTAAATGCTTCAGGTCTTGTCGCCAGAATTATTTGGTCTCACCTGAAGCGGTGCCGAAATCTCAGTCTTTCGGAAGTGTTTGATTTGGAGTGGTCTCTCGCTATTCGTCTGAGTTTGGAACCAGACTTTCGGGAGGGTGTTCGATCGGTCTTGATAGACAAGGATCAGAGTCCTAAATGGCGTTTCAGTCAGAAAGAAAGCGTTCCGATAGAGGAGTTGACTCGGCTCCTCGCTCCCTTTAGTCCACACGACTTGCGGGCGCGGTTGGGTCGTCGTTGTCGGCCAAGGAGTTAG
- a CDS encoding tetratricopeptide repeat protein, producing the protein MTNFINCQACGKTIPPERIFSTMIVCSCGWTDSPQTESFEKERFRKTNFTIIGGAVLILAVFFHIVHWDNYSLAIIPLKIKELTGTASPKDHLNLIEICTSRHKYDCLKGAYKGLYRSNKDISLLAKLGQIEKSTGDLQSASDTLGDYAKLGGKDKAALASYAEVLNQTGRTEEALKIYKRILAGTPGTLQISLARSYVSLLIENKKYAQARKTLEFYRKKATINGYFMEKEYQALNKKLRSSENKS; encoded by the coding sequence TTGACAAATTTTATCAATTGCCAGGCCTGCGGGAAAACTATTCCGCCAGAAAGAATTTTTTCAACAATGATCGTTTGCAGCTGCGGATGGACTGATTCTCCTCAGACAGAATCATTTGAAAAAGAACGCTTTCGTAAAACCAATTTCACAATTATCGGTGGCGCTGTTCTAATTTTGGCGGTCTTTTTCCATATTGTGCATTGGGACAATTATTCACTCGCGATCATTCCACTCAAGATCAAGGAGTTAACAGGTACGGCGAGCCCCAAAGATCACCTCAATCTCATTGAAATTTGCACAAGTAGACACAAATATGACTGCTTGAAAGGTGCCTACAAGGGCCTCTATCGTTCAAACAAGGACATCTCCTTGCTCGCCAAACTTGGGCAGATAGAGAAATCAACTGGCGATCTTCAATCGGCCTCAGATACACTTGGGGATTATGCTAAATTGGGAGGCAAGGACAAAGCAGCCCTCGCTAGCTACGCCGAAGTATTGAATCAAACAGGCAGGACAGAGGAAGCTCTTAAGATCTACAAAAGGATACTTGCGGGTACTCCTGGGACCCTTCAAATTTCGTTGGCGCGCAGTTATGTTTCTTTGCTCATTGAGAACAAGAAGTATGCTCAGGCGCGCAAAACACTGGAATTCTACAGGAAAAAGGCCACCATCAATGGATATTTCATGGAAAAAGAGTATCAAGCCCTCAACAAGAAGTTGCGCTCAAGCGAAAACAAAAGCTAA